One stretch of Niallia sp. XMNu-256 DNA includes these proteins:
- a CDS encoding zinc-dependent alcohol dehydrogenase family protein has product MKAQVVRQFGDATVFQLEDIPVPTILPGHVLIEVKATSVNPIDTKVRSGAVPAVSPDFPAILHGDVAGIVKEVGAGVTDFKTGDEVYGLAGGFKGMSGALAQYMLVDTRLISHKPKNLTFAEAAAIPLVTLTAWQALFQRANIREHDEILIHGAAGGVGHVAVQLAKWKGAKVYTTASNAEKIQIAKDFGADVVINYKEISVEKYVDTYTNGKGFSVIFDTVGGQNLDRSFEAAGKQGKVVTIAARSTHDLSPMHSKGLSFHVVFLLLDVLNESHRSELGKILKTITDIIENEELKPLIDSNTFTFDEVIDAHQHLESGEAVGKVVLVNQW; this is encoded by the coding sequence ATGAAGGCTCAAGTTGTACGTCAGTTCGGAGATGCGACTGTTTTTCAATTGGAGGATATACCAGTACCAACCATTTTGCCAGGACATGTGCTCATTGAGGTAAAAGCAACCAGCGTAAACCCAATTGATACAAAAGTGAGAAGTGGAGCGGTTCCTGCTGTATCTCCTGATTTTCCTGCAATCCTCCATGGCGATGTCGCGGGAATTGTTAAAGAAGTTGGGGCAGGGGTAACTGATTTTAAAACAGGCGATGAAGTTTATGGGCTTGCAGGTGGATTTAAAGGGATGAGCGGCGCTCTAGCTCAATATATGCTTGTAGATACAAGACTTATCTCGCATAAACCAAAAAATTTAACCTTTGCCGAAGCCGCAGCGATTCCACTCGTAACTCTTACAGCATGGCAGGCTTTATTTCAACGTGCCAATATTAGGGAGCATGATGAAATTTTAATTCACGGAGCAGCAGGTGGAGTCGGTCATGTAGCTGTTCAATTAGCAAAGTGGAAAGGTGCAAAGGTTTATACTACCGCTTCTAATGCTGAAAAAATACAAATCGCCAAGGACTTCGGTGCGGATGTTGTAATTAATTACAAAGAAATCTCCGTGGAAAAGTATGTAGATACTTATACAAATGGGAAAGGATTTTCAGTTATTTTCGATACAGTAGGCGGTCAAAATTTAGATCGATCATTTGAAGCTGCAGGAAAACAAGGAAAGGTTGTTACGATTGCAGCTAGGTCCACTCATGATTTATCGCCAATGCATTCAAAGGGTCTCTCTTTCCATGTTGTCTTTCTTTTATTAGATGTTTTAAATGAGTCTCATCGAAGTGAATTAGGAAAAATCTTAAAAACAATAACAGATATAATCGAAAATGAAGAGTTAAAGCCGCTCATTGATTCAAATACCTTTACATTTGATGAAGTCATTGATGCTCATCAGCATCTAGAATCAGGAGAGGCTGTTGGTAAAGTTGTATTAGTAAATCAATGGTAA
- a CDS encoding dUTP diphosphatase translates to MNVKKLCEMQEVLDNRIIQEHRLEGQNLENNKILALLVEICELANETRCFKHWSNKGPSENNILIEEYVDSLHFFLSIANDRQYDVEHLYKVYVSDFEVQQQETSLVTAFKEVMAKILTMEQNQDPFHYIQAFAAYLNLGKMLGFTWEQIEQAYIKKNEINHKRQDNGY, encoded by the coding sequence ATGAATGTAAAAAAGTTATGTGAAATGCAAGAGGTACTTGATAACCGTATTATTCAAGAGCATCGATTGGAAGGGCAGAATCTAGAAAATAATAAAATCTTGGCACTCTTAGTTGAGATTTGCGAGTTAGCGAATGAAACTCGTTGTTTTAAGCATTGGAGTAATAAAGGACCAAGTGAAAATAATATATTAATTGAGGAATATGTCGACTCTTTACACTTTTTCTTAAGTATTGCAAATGATCGACAATATGATGTGGAACATTTATATAAAGTCTATGTGAGTGATTTTGAGGTGCAGCAACAAGAAACCTCACTCGTAACAGCATTTAAAGAGGTCATGGCAAAAATATTAACCATGGAACAAAATCAAGATCCGTTCCATTATATCCAGGCTTTTGCGGCCTATTTAAATTTGGGAAAAATGCTTGGTTTCACATGGGAGCAGATTGAACAAGCCTATATTAAAAAAAATGAAATCAATCACAAACGGCAAGATAACGGCTATTAA